In Apis mellifera strain DH4 linkage group LG1, Amel_HAv3.1, whole genome shotgun sequence, the sequence ttcaatttgtttcacAAAACAATTTCGAAGAGTTCGCAAAAGTTCTGGGTGACCAGAATCTAGTCAATACGGTCTTACAACCAAGGCCCTCGTTCGAATTATCCAAAAATGGAGACGAATGGACCTTCACTTCTAGCAGTGGAGATAATACCTACACCAAGACTTTTAAGATGAATGTACCCTTCGAGGAGACATTGCCATCTCTTCCTGATCGCAAATTTCAGGTttgtttaattcataaaataatatagatattatttaatcaacaaattaatgaaataatttagcttaaatctaataattttttcgttgaACATAGTTTAATGTGTAATcgaaatattacttt encodes:
- the Fabp gene encoding FABP-like protein, which encodes MVQFEGKFQFVSQNNFEEFAKVLGDQNLVNTVLQPRPSFELSKNGDEWTFTSSSGDNTYTKTFKMNVPFEETLPSLPDRKFQTVTSIEGNTFKTETQVNDSLKVTRLYEFSDNELLVHISTNKSDVKATRVYKRV